A genome region from Deinococcus depolymerans includes the following:
- the nagZ gene encoding beta-N-acetylhexosaminidase, producing MTFEADEPHAAALSPDALNAAALSPDALRADALRAGRLVMVDIPGPTLDGDTAASLRRHGIRSVCLFGKNVVDADQLRALCADLRAVMGEDALIALDHEGGAILRPTFWPFAPSAMALGAADDPDLTRRVNEALARQLRAVGINWNFAPVLDVNVNPANPVIGERAFGSQVALVTRHGGAALAGHDAAGVAACVKHFPGHGDTSLDSHHALPSVTRSREELDRTEFAPFRALLPGTPAVMTAHIVYPALDPHAPATLSRPVLTGLLRGEWGFEGVIVTDSMGMKAIDDHYGRGEAGVLALQAGADLVMALGRREAQEATLDAIARALADGRLDPAQGQASAARLSALARRYPAQADTTLDPGADAPLFARAWAQGLTAYRDPVAPTPGSRIRLVAQRRVTRENVSEASVDAATLAAELAGVYRVELTAFDDPADLDWAALQAEGVPVLLATTARHRQPALRGVRPDLHLALYNPYAALDVDAPAVLTFGFRPEARAALLAWLRGEARAPGRLPFGH from the coding sequence GTGACCTTCGAAGCTGACGAGCCGCACGCCGCCGCCCTGAGCCCCGACGCCCTGAACGCCGCCGCGCTGAGCCCCGATGCGCTGAGGGCCGATGCGCTGAGGGCCGGGCGACTGGTGATGGTGGACATCCCCGGCCCCACCCTGGACGGCGACACCGCCGCCTCCCTGCGCCGGCACGGGATCCGCAGCGTGTGCCTGTTCGGGAAGAACGTGGTGGACGCCGACCAGCTGCGGGCGCTGTGCGCGGACCTGCGCGCCGTGATGGGTGAGGACGCCCTGATCGCGCTCGATCACGAGGGCGGCGCGATCCTGCGGCCCACGTTCTGGCCGTTCGCTCCGTCCGCGATGGCGCTCGGCGCGGCGGACGACCCGGACCTGACCCGCCGGGTGAACGAGGCCCTGGCGCGGCAGTTGCGGGCGGTGGGAATCAACTGGAATTTCGCGCCGGTGCTGGACGTGAACGTGAACCCCGCCAACCCGGTGATCGGGGAGCGGGCCTTCGGGTCGCAGGTGGCGCTCGTCACGCGGCACGGCGGGGCCGCGCTCGCCGGGCACGACGCGGCGGGCGTGGCCGCCTGCGTGAAGCATTTCCCCGGGCATGGGGACACGTCGCTCGACAGTCACCACGCGCTGCCGAGCGTGACCCGCTCGCGGGAAGAACTCGACCGGACCGAATTCGCGCCGTTCCGGGCGCTGCTGCCCGGCACGCCGGCCGTGATGACGGCGCACATCGTGTACCCGGCGCTGGACCCGCACGCGCCGGCCACGCTGTCGCGCCCCGTCCTGACGGGTCTGCTGCGCGGCGAGTGGGGATTTGAAGGGGTGATCGTGACGGACTCGATGGGCATGAAGGCCATCGACGACCACTACGGGCGGGGCGAGGCCGGCGTGCTGGCCCTGCAGGCCGGCGCGGACCTCGTGATGGCGCTGGGCCGGCGCGAGGCGCAGGAGGCCACGCTGGACGCCATTGCCCGCGCGCTGGCCGACGGCCGGCTGGACCCGGCGCAGGGACAGGCGAGCGCCGCGCGGCTCTCGGCGCTGGCCCGCCGCTACCCGGCGCAGGCCGACACCACCCTGGACCCGGGTGCCGACGCGCCGCTGTTCGCGCGGGCCTGGGCGCAGGGGCTCACCGCGTACCGGGACCCGGTGGCGCCCACGCCGGGCTCGCGGATCAGGCTGGTCGCGCAGCGGCGCGTGACCCGCGAGAACGTCAGCGAGGCCAGCGTGGACGCCGCCACGCTGGCCGCGGAACTCGCCGGGGTGTACCGGGTGGAGCTGACGGCCTTCGACGATCCGGCCGACCTGGACTGGGCGGCGCTGCAGGCGGAGGGCGTGCCGGTGCTGCTCGCCACGACCGCCCGTCACCGCCAGCCGGCGCTGCGCGGGGTGCGCCCGGACCTGCACCTGGCGCTGTACAACCCCTACGCGGCGCTGGATGTGGACGCCCCGGCCGTCCTGACCTTCGGGTTCCGGCCGGAGGCGCGCGCCGCCCTGCTGGCCTGGCTGCGCGGCGAGGCGCGCGCGCCGGGACGCCTGCCCTTCGGGCACTGA
- a CDS encoding acyl-CoA dehydrogenase family protein, whose product MDFTLNDEQRQLQQLARDFARREIIPIAAEYDQKEELPWQVVEKAFEVGLLNPSIPEHAGGLGLGMFDECLIGEELAYGCMGIYTVLMASELGIAPVLIGGTEEQQQRFLTPLTEKAGLAAFALSEPNNGSDAASMHTTATLDGDEWVINGTKMWISNGGLAEFTVVFATTDRQGGHRATVALVVPKDAPGFSYNKIKHKMGQRASLTSELVFENVRVPRANQLGGLGDGFKIAMKTLDKTRIPVAAGSVGIARRAMEESIKYAKDRTAFGKPIAELQAIQFKLAEMAMGIETGRLMYQKAAWLVDQGLPHGFESAIAKAYCSEMAFNAANEGIQVHGGYGYVGEYPVEKLLRDVKLNMIYEGTNEIQRVVISRNLLK is encoded by the coding sequence ATGGATTTCACCCTGAACGACGAACAACGCCAGCTGCAGCAACTCGCCCGTGACTTCGCCCGCCGCGAGATCATCCCCATCGCCGCCGAGTACGACCAGAAGGAAGAACTGCCCTGGCAGGTCGTCGAGAAGGCCTTCGAGGTCGGTCTGCTCAACCCCAGCATCCCCGAGCACGCCGGCGGGCTGGGCCTGGGCATGTTCGACGAGTGCCTGATCGGCGAGGAACTCGCGTACGGCTGCATGGGCATCTACACCGTCCTGATGGCCAGCGAACTGGGCATCGCGCCCGTCCTGATCGGCGGAACCGAGGAGCAGCAGCAGCGCTTCCTGACGCCCCTGACCGAGAAGGCCGGCCTGGCCGCCTTCGCGCTGAGCGAACCGAACAACGGCTCGGACGCGGCCAGCATGCACACCACCGCCACCCTCGACGGCGACGAGTGGGTCATCAACGGCACCAAGATGTGGATCAGCAACGGCGGCCTCGCCGAGTTCACGGTCGTGTTCGCCACCACCGACCGCCAGGGCGGCCACCGCGCCACCGTCGCGCTGGTCGTGCCCAAGGACGCGCCGGGCTTCAGCTACAACAAGATCAAGCACAAGATGGGCCAGCGCGCCAGCCTAACCAGCGAACTGGTGTTCGAGAACGTCCGCGTGCCGCGCGCCAACCAGCTCGGCGGGCTGGGCGACGGCTTCAAGATCGCCATGAAGACCCTCGACAAGACCCGCATTCCGGTCGCGGCCGGCTCGGTCGGCATCGCCCGGCGCGCCATGGAAGAAAGCATCAAGTACGCCAAGGACCGCACCGCCTTCGGGAAGCCCATCGCGGAACTGCAGGCCATCCAGTTCAAGCTGGCCGAGATGGCCATGGGCATCGAGACCGGCCGCCTGATGTACCAGAAGGCCGCGTGGCTGGTCGACCAGGGCCTGCCGCACGGCTTCGAGAGTGCCATTGCCAAGGCCTACTGCAGCGAGATGGCCTTCAACGCCGCGAACGAGGGCATTCAGGTGCACGGCGGGTACGGCTACGTCGGCGAGTACCCGGTCGAGAAACTGCTGCGCGACGTGAAACTGAACATGATCTACGAGGGCACCAACGAGATCCAGCGCGTCGTGATCAGCCGCAACCTGCTGAAGTAA